A genomic stretch from Arachis stenosperma cultivar V10309 chromosome 3, arast.V10309.gnm1.PFL2, whole genome shotgun sequence includes:
- the LOC130965656 gene encoding uncharacterized protein LOC130965656, whose product MSPYFQDMLDGVAGIGPGYKGPSYDKLRVHLLADLKRESQMLVDSYKSAWKETGCTLMADGWTDQKQRTLINFLVYCSKGLCFMKSVDASSMVKNASHLCNLFSEVIEWIDPNDIVHVVTDNAANYVAAGRLINRKYDNIYWSPCVAHCLNLILKDISSMAHISNLAPRASNITVFVYNHTSIFDHKKELQALVVDSIFTYHKLGRSATGRAVSAIILDCKFWDDCFTVCKLVGPLIYLLRVVDADDKSSLGYVYEGMLRAEDAFKEMFRQSKTAYQPYTDMINSRWDKHLKKDLHAAAYFLNPKFVFNENYKEAPDVMRGLLDLVTLYCKCNNLDSVQAMKEIHLYRDRKKSFDRQEAIRAASELKPDEWWRLFGGSASYLQKIDIHTKRRNRLEHDRLNDIVYVTYNFRLKSSITQVDFWVTEEVVEKESDLPSNVDDLLHEIDTDLYQSGGGSNGLYAASLDSYAQQGGNEGEDHPTAADLQQVLADFDD is encoded by the exons ATGTCGCCATATTTCCAAGATATGTTGGATGGTGTTGCTGGTATTGGACCTGGTTACAAGGGGCCTTCTTATGATAAGTtaagggttcatttgttggctGATCTTAAAAGAGAAAGTCAAATGCTAGTTGATAGTTATAAGAGTGCATGGAAGGAAACTGGATGTACCCTCATGGCTGATGGTTGGACAGATCAAAAACAAAGAACGTTAATCAATTTCTTGGTGTATTGTTCTAAAGGTTTGTGCTTCATGAAATCAGTAGATGCTTCTAGTATGGTAAAAAATGCTTCACACTTGTGTAATTTATTTTCTGAGGTGATTGAATGGATTGACCCTAATGATATTGTGCATGTTGTGACTGACAATGCGGCCAATTATGTTGCTGCTGGTAGGCTTATCAATAGAAAATATGATAATATCTATTGGTCACCATGTGTTGCTCATTGCcttaatcttattttaaaagatataagcAGCATGGCGCATATTTCTAACCTTGCACCACGTGCTTCAAATATCACAGTATTTGTGTACAATCATACG AGTATCTTTGACCATAAAAAAGAGTTGCAAGCATTGGTTGTAGATTCAATTTTCACTTATCACAAATTAGGAAGGAGTGCTACTGGTAGAGCTGTGAGTGCTATTATTCTGGATTGCAAATTTTGGGACGATTGCTTTACTGTATGTAAACTTGTGGGCCCTCTGATTTACTTGCTGAGGGTTGTTGATGCTGATGACAAATCATCTTTGGGATATGTTTATGAAGGAATGCTAAGGGCAGAAGATGCATTTAAGGAGATGTTTAGGCAATCCAAGACTGCATATCAGCCGTACACAGATATGATCAACTCAAGATGGGACAAGCATTTGAAGAAAGATCTTCATGCGGCAGCTTACTTCCTGAATCCTAAATTCGtttttaatgaaaattataAAGAAGCACCTGATGTTATGCGAGGTTTGCTTGATCTTGTTACCTTGTATTGCAAGTGTAACAATTTGGATTCAGTACAGGCAATGAAAGAAATACATTTATATAGAGATCGAAAAAAAAGTTTTGATAGACAAGAAGCTATTCGAGCTGCATCTGAACTTAAGCCTG ATGAATGGTGGAGATTATTCGGAGGCTCTGCTTCATATTTACAAAAGATAGAT attcatacaaaaagaagaaatagattGGAGCATGATAGACTGAATGACATTGTCTATGTTACCTATAATTTTCGTCTTAAATCCAG CATCACTCAAGTTGACTTTTGGGTGACTGAAGAGGTTGTAGAGAAAGAGTCTGATCTTCCTAGTAATGTGGATGACTTATTGC ATGAAATTGATACTGATTTATATCAAAGTGGTGGTGGTAGTAATGGTCTTTATGCTGCATCTCTTGATTCTTATGCTCAACAGGGTGGGAATGAAGGTGAAGATCATCCCACCGCAGCAGATTTGCAACAAGTTCTTGcggattttgatgattga